One Clostridia bacterium DNA segment encodes these proteins:
- a CDS encoding YhbY family RNA-binding protein: MLKSSQRAKLRAMANGIDPVVIIGKDGLGANFVQAVDEALEARELIKVKLLETAPVTVREAADFAAESTGSDVVQVIGTRFVLYRKRKKEPKIIV, encoded by the coding sequence ATGCTTAAAAGCAGTCAGCGCGCAAAGCTGCGCGCGATGGCGAACGGGATTGATCCCGTCGTCATAATAGGAAAAGACGGCCTCGGCGCGAACTTCGTTCAGGCCGTCGACGAAGCGCTTGAAGCGAGAGAGCTCATCAAGGTCAAGCTGCTCGAGACCGCGCCCGTGACCGTGCGTGAAGCGGCGGACTTCGCCGCCGAAAGCACCGGCTCGGACGTCGTTCAGGTCATCGGCACGCGCTTCGTCCTTTACCGGAAACGCAAAAAGGAGCCGAAAATAATTGTCTGA
- the rdgB gene encoding RdgB/HAM1 family non-canonical purine NTP pyrophosphatase produces the protein MRILIGSNNKKKLKELQALLGEYGVELVTPASLGLTLEPEETGATFEENSLIKASAFSKETGLPCIADDSGLEVKALGGRPGVYSARYAGEDASDGEKMDKLLGELEGVTDRAARFVSVATYCAPDGTVIQARGECPGEILLEKRGTNGFGYDPIFFCTEAGECFGEVSPVEKAKYSHRGRSLALLKEKLIPILEDNDA, from the coding sequence ATGAGAATACTGATAGGAAGCAACAACAAAAAGAAGCTCAAGGAGCTGCAGGCGCTACTCGGCGAATACGGAGTCGAGCTGGTGACTCCCGCGTCGCTCGGGCTTACGCTGGAGCCGGAGGAAACCGGCGCGACGTTTGAGGAAAACTCACTCATCAAAGCGTCCGCGTTTTCAAAGGAAACCGGCCTGCCGTGCATCGCCGACGATTCCGGCCTCGAGGTGAAAGCGCTCGGCGGCAGACCGGGCGTCTACTCCGCGCGCTACGCCGGTGAAGACGCCTCGGACGGCGAGAAGATGGATAAGCTTCTCGGCGAGCTCGAGGGAGTGACCGACCGCGCCGCGCGTTTCGTGAGCGTCGCGACGTACTGCGCTCCCGACGGGACTGTCATACAGGCGCGCGGCGAATGCCCCGGCGAGATACTCCTTGAAAAACGCGGGACCAACGGTTTCGGTTACGATCCGATATTCTTCTGCACCGAGGCGGGCGAATGCTTCGGCGAGGTCTCGCCCGTGGAAAAAGCGAAATACAGTCACAGAGGCCGTTCGCTCGCGCTTCTGAAAGAGAAACTGATACCCATTCTGGAGGATAACGATGCTTAA
- the ftsY gene encoding signal recognition particle-docking protein FtsY encodes MGFFDKLKKGLKKTKESLFSGIGSMLKSFTRIDEDLMEELEEILITSDLGMPATEHIMTELRAKIKAEGLKDPADVTGALKQIMTEMMQDEHIALKTDTKPSVILVIGVNGVGKTTSIGKIAAMFTAQGKKVVVGAADTFRAAAVSQLEIWAERAGAAIVKRAEGSDPASVVFDTLTYAKANGCDIVICDTAGRLHNKKNLMDELEKMSRIIEREAPGCDRENLLVIDATTGQNALIQAREFSKVTHLTGIVLTKLDGSAKGGIVCAVKLETGVPVKFVGVGEQIDDLMPFDPEMFAKALIEE; translated from the coding sequence ATGGGATTTTTCGATAAACTCAAAAAAGGTCTGAAAAAGACCAAGGAATCGCTCTTTTCGGGCATCGGCTCGATGCTCAAGTCGTTCACGAGAATAGACGAAGACCTGATGGAAGAGCTGGAAGAAATACTCATCACGTCCGATCTCGGTATGCCCGCGACGGAGCACATTATGACCGAGCTTCGCGCGAAGATAAAGGCGGAGGGGCTGAAAGACCCCGCCGACGTTACCGGTGCGCTGAAGCAGATAATGACAGAGATGATGCAGGATGAGCATATCGCGCTGAAGACGGATACCAAGCCGTCCGTCATACTTGTCATCGGTGTCAACGGCGTCGGCAAAACGACCTCGATAGGCAAGATAGCCGCCATGTTCACGGCGCAGGGCAAGAAGGTCGTCGTCGGCGCGGCGGATACCTTCCGCGCGGCCGCGGTATCTCAGCTCGAGATCTGGGCGGAACGCGCAGGCGCAGCGATCGTGAAACGCGCCGAGGGCTCGGACCCCGCGTCCGTCGTTTTCGACACGCTCACCTACGCGAAAGCCAACGGCTGCGATATCGTTATCTGCGATACCGCCGGCCGCCTTCACAACAAAAAGAACCTCATGGACGAGCTGGAGAAGATGTCGCGCATAATTGAACGCGAGGCGCCCGGCTGCGACAGGGAAAACCTGCTCGTCATCGACGCGACCACGGGACAGAACGCGCTCATTCAGGCGCGAGAATTCTCAAAGGTCACGCACCTTACCGGCATCGTGCTGACGAAGCTTGATGGCAGCGCGAAGGGCGGTATCGTCTGCGCGGTCAAGCTTGAAACGGGAGTGCCCGTCAAGTTCGTCGGAGTCGGCGAACAGATCGACGATCTGATGCCGTTCGACCCCGAAATGTTCGCGAAAGCGCTGATAGAAGAATGA
- the smc gene encoding chromosome segregation protein SMC, translating into MRLKQLEIQGFKSFPERLDMGFGKGITAIVGPNGSGKSNVSDAIRWVLGEQSSKSLRGVKMEDVIFNGTRRPNGAPMRKPQGFAEVTLVLDNSGRELAVDDDEVNVTRRYYRSGESEYLINKKLVRLKDVYELFMDTGLGRDGYSLIGQGRIAEIVAAKSDDRREIFEEAAGISKYRYRKEDAERKLARTEDNLVRLRDIISELEGRIGPLKEQAEKAKKYNAFRDEKKELEIGLWLVWMDKAKKSTADYDGKIAVVRERYDSIIKSDEDFDKQIDDAFNDMNRITAEMDTLRREATSFDEKASELREQAALLSYDAEKSAEASEKLKSEIASAEERAKELFASVDEQEAKLKEIYADRDGVSAQIETVLAELASVVSDDEKAGAEINELESRLSAKEIELTDLRIELSGCERLLDEAKPREEQLAQREAEAKEKLAEAEKRYETAAEQKETCNKKLRANINSCMGFDKLLEAKRAKLARTEEEQKQALVRCDTLKHRADTLRDMEKHMEGFSGSVKSVADRAKAGVLKGVIGTVAELIKVEQKYAVAVETALGAGLQNVVVKDEEAAKRAIDVLKREGLGRATFLPLTSVKGRKLNESGVDKCAGFIGYGTDVVNYDKQYEGVVSYLLGGTVVAADLDKGTEIAKKYGYRFRIVTLDGQLINAGGSFTGGSQSKNSGILSRRGEIEKLEKELLTAKKTADELTAVAEEQRNALASSQAEYDALRAEQTALREDILKAEGEVNLHASALEAERQVLDNIASERENGDATAAKLKAQAEAAKKGIAAAEKDSESLRAELASLTEGRSGIDGRRRELTDKVNELKLKVSEAEITASAQQSRINDTKARIAELHNAKDNYERELREIAERTAQSQGKAQDVGGEIAELRRKAEENRAKADAMLSERESREQSISVLRHRKDSVSSERDGVIRELTTLESKRANIDVEYKNILDKLYEEYGLTRNEAEAVGKRPEEIGKAQRRLNEIKSGIKALGDVNVGAIEEYAEVSERYEFLDEQVGDCEESKKQLLGIIGECTESMRDMFNEQFAVINKNFGEVFTEMFGGGNASLELSNADSPLDSGIEIKAQPPGKVVKNLSALSGGEQALVAICIYFAILRAHPSPFCVLDEIDTALDEANVGKFAEFVTQMKDIQFVVITHRRGTMEVADVLYGITMEEPGVSKVVSLDMRELEKQLKEKHK; encoded by the coding sequence GCGGCGTGAAGATGGAGGACGTCATATTCAACGGGACCCGCCGTCCGAACGGCGCGCCTATGCGCAAGCCGCAGGGGTTCGCCGAGGTCACGCTGGTGCTGGATAACTCCGGACGCGAGCTCGCCGTAGACGACGACGAAGTCAACGTCACCCGCCGCTACTACCGTTCCGGCGAGAGCGAATACCTGATAAATAAAAAGCTCGTTCGCCTTAAGGACGTTTACGAGTTGTTCATGGATACCGGACTCGGCAGAGACGGCTACTCGCTGATAGGGCAGGGCAGGATCGCCGAGATCGTCGCCGCTAAGAGCGACGACCGCCGCGAGATATTCGAGGAGGCAGCCGGTATCTCCAAATACCGCTACCGCAAAGAAGACGCCGAGCGCAAGCTCGCGCGCACCGAGGATAACCTCGTTCGTCTGCGTGACATAATCAGCGAACTCGAAGGGCGCATCGGGCCTCTCAAGGAGCAGGCGGAAAAAGCGAAAAAGTACAACGCCTTCCGCGATGAGAAAAAGGAGCTTGAAATAGGGCTCTGGCTCGTCTGGATGGACAAGGCGAAGAAGAGTACCGCGGATTACGACGGCAAGATAGCCGTCGTCAGAGAGCGTTACGACAGCATAATCAAGTCCGACGAGGATTTTGACAAGCAGATCGACGACGCGTTCAACGATATGAACCGCATCACCGCGGAAATGGATACTCTGCGCCGCGAAGCAACTTCATTTGACGAGAAGGCCTCCGAGCTGCGCGAGCAGGCGGCGCTGCTGAGCTACGACGCCGAGAAAAGTGCCGAAGCGTCCGAAAAGCTGAAATCCGAGATCGCCTCCGCCGAGGAGCGTGCGAAGGAGCTCTTCGCCTCCGTCGACGAGCAGGAAGCCAAGCTGAAGGAGATATACGCCGACCGCGACGGCGTTTCCGCGCAGATAGAAACCGTTTTGGCCGAGCTCGCTTCAGTCGTCAGCGACGACGAGAAGGCGGGCGCCGAGATAAACGAACTCGAGAGCCGCCTTTCCGCGAAGGAGATCGAACTCACTGACCTCCGCATCGAACTCAGCGGCTGCGAGCGCCTGCTCGACGAGGCGAAGCCGCGCGAGGAACAGCTCGCTCAGCGTGAAGCGGAAGCGAAAGAAAAACTCGCCGAAGCCGAGAAGCGTTACGAGACCGCCGCGGAGCAGAAGGAGACCTGCAATAAGAAACTCCGCGCAAATATCAACTCCTGCATGGGCTTCGATAAGCTGCTCGAGGCGAAGCGCGCCAAGCTTGCGCGCACCGAGGAAGAGCAGAAGCAGGCGCTCGTCAGATGCGATACGCTCAAGCACCGCGCCGATACCCTGCGCGATATGGAAAAGCACATGGAAGGCTTCTCCGGCAGCGTCAAGAGCGTCGCCGACCGCGCGAAAGCGGGCGTCCTCAAGGGCGTTATCGGCACTGTCGCGGAGCTTATAAAGGTCGAGCAGAAGTACGCCGTAGCGGTCGAAACCGCGCTCGGCGCAGGGCTCCAGAACGTCGTCGTCAAGGACGAGGAAGCCGCGAAACGCGCCATAGACGTTCTGAAGCGCGAGGGACTCGGCAGAGCGACCTTCCTCCCGCTGACCTCCGTCAAGGGGAGAAAGCTCAACGAATCCGGGGTTGACAAATGCGCCGGATTCATCGGTTACGGCACGGACGTTGTCAACTATGACAAGCAATACGAAGGCGTCGTTTCCTACCTGCTCGGCGGCACTGTCGTCGCCGCCGATCTCGACAAAGGGACGGAGATCGCCAAGAAATACGGATACAGATTCAGGATAGTCACGCTCGACGGCCAGCTCATCAACGCCGGCGGCAGCTTCACCGGCGGCTCGCAGAGCAAAAACAGCGGCATACTTTCCCGCCGCGGCGAGATCGAGAAGCTGGAAAAAGAGCTTCTGACTGCGAAGAAGACCGCCGACGAACTCACCGCCGTTGCCGAGGAGCAGCGCAACGCGCTCGCATCGTCGCAGGCGGAATACGACGCGCTCCGCGCCGAGCAGACCGCCCTGCGCGAAGATATACTCAAAGCCGAAGGCGAGGTAAACCTCCACGCCTCCGCGCTCGAAGCCGAGCGCCAGGTGCTCGACAACATCGCGTCCGAACGCGAAAACGGCGACGCGACCGCCGCGAAGCTGAAGGCGCAGGCCGAAGCCGCGAAGAAGGGTATCGCCGCCGCCGAAAAGGACAGCGAGTCTCTTCGCGCCGAGCTCGCCTCGCTCACCGAGGGCAGAAGCGGCATAGACGGCCGCCGCCGCGAGCTGACCGACAAGGTCAACGAGCTGAAGCTCAAGGTCAGCGAAGCGGAGATAACCGCTTCCGCGCAGCAGAGCCGTATAAACGACACGAAGGCGCGTATCGCCGAGCTGCACAACGCGAAAGACAACTACGAGCGCGAGCTCCGCGAGATCGCCGAGCGCACCGCTCAGTCGCAGGGTAAGGCGCAGGACGTCGGCGGCGAGATCGCCGAGCTGCGCAGAAAGGCCGAGGAAAACCGCGCGAAGGCGGACGCGATGCTTTCCGAACGCGAGAGCCGCGAGCAGAGCATAAGCGTGCTCCGCCACCGCAAAGACAGCGTTTCTTCCGAGCGCGACGGCGTCATCCGCGAGCTGACCACGCTCGAGAGCAAGAGAGCGAATATCGACGTTGAATACAAGAATATACTTGACAAACTCTATGAGGAATACGGTCTTACCCGCAATGAGGCGGAAGCCGTAGGCAAGCGCCCCGAAGAGATCGGCAAGGCGCAGCGCCGCCTGAACGAAATCAAGAGCGGCATCAAAGCTCTCGGCGACGTCAACGTCGGCGCGATCGAGGAGTACGCGGAGGTTTCCGAGCGTTACGAATTCCTCGACGAGCAGGTCGGCGACTGTGAAGAATCAAAGAAACAGCTGCTCGGCATCATCGGCGAATGCACCGAATCGATGCGCGATATGTTCAACGAGCAGTTCGCCGTCATAAACAAGAACTTCGGCGAGGTGTTCACGGAAATGTTCGGCGGCGGCAACGCTTCGCTGGAGCTGAGCAACGCCGATTCGCCGCTTGATTCCGGCATCGAGATAAAGGCGCAGCCGCCCGGCAAGGTCGTCAAGAACCTTTCCGCGCTGTCCGGAGGCGAGCAGGCGCTCGTCGCGATCTGTATCTATTTCGCGATACTCCGCGCCCATCCGTCGCCATTCTGTGTGCTTGACGAGATCGATACCGCGCTTGACGAGGCGAACGTTGGCAAGTTCGCGGAGTTCGTCACGCAGATGAAAGACATTCAGTTCGTAGTGATAACCCATCGCCGCGGCACTATGGAGGTTGCGGACGTGCTCTACGGTATAACGATGGAGGAACCCGGCGTATCGAAGGTTGTTTCGCTGGATATGAGAGAGCTTGAAAAACAGCTCAAGGAGAAGCACAAGTAA